The following proteins are co-located in the Dromiciops gliroides isolate mDroGli1 chromosome 2, mDroGli1.pri, whole genome shotgun sequence genome:
- the FAM114A2 gene encoding protein FAM114A2 isoform X1, producing MVRSPSEREIGVARLGLENGDVLIMSENDGVKNMATVEEIPSLESGDSEPNKQLHSADLSAKQESESEPVAPTRKRPETKPPSEPVTSEVFPDEGLKSVGKDPVSKEVPQTGWGYWGNWGKSLLSSASATVATVGQGISNVIEKAETSLGIPNPTEISSEAQNTGEINVKEDGNTSPMGAALGVFSTISTAVQSTGKSVISGGLDALEFIGKKTMDVIAEGDPGFKKTKGLMNRNSTLSQVLREAKDKEELRTANEVTMDTDKKAHYGLFFDEFQGLSHLEALEMLSRESEIKAKSLTNSLSGEELENIKLELEQLKEAFSLAEFSDEEEDEKKEDEDFTTEITELFSQLHVSTRPDKLTKARNTVHEWISMSSSKPLTEEEEEEEEEEEEEKEEEERKQVELENSEQEDKKTIEDIHAFAIQSLAELTAYSIEMFHKTAALILHGQKQEITALKRSKTLSQMTVLLCKELSSMSKEFATCLTTVGVKEKADVLNPLITGVFLEASNSASYIQDAFQLLLPVLEISLIESQIESSQSQ from the exons ATGGTGCGGAGCCCCTCGGAGAGGGAAATTGGGGTAGCGAGGCTGGGCTTGGAGAATG GAGATGTTCTAATCATGTCTGAAAATGATGGTGTCAAGAATATGGCAACAGTAGAAGAAATTCCCAGTTTGGAAAGTGGAGACAGTGAGCCAAACAAGCAACTTCATTCTGCTGACCTGAGTGCCAAGCAAGAATCTGAATCAGAGCCTGTTGCTCCTACTCGTAAAAGACCTGAAACAAAACCTCCCAGTGAGCCTGTGACTTCAGAAGTTTTCCCTGATGAAGGCCTGAAGTCTGTAGGCAAG GATCCTGTTTCTAAAGAAGTACCCCAAACAGGATGGGGATACTGGGGAAACTGGGGCAAGTCATTGCTTTCTTCCGCTTCAGCTACTGTAGCCACTGTAG GACAAGGCATTTCAAATGTCATTGAGAAAGCAGAGACTTCCCTTGGCATCCCTAATCCCACTGAAATTTCATCTGAAGCTCAAAACACAG GAGAGATTAATGTCAAAGAGGATGGAAATACCTCACCAATGGGTGCAGCACTTGGTGTATTCTCAACTATTTCTACAGCAGTTCAGAGTACG GGAAAGAGCGTTATTAGTGGAGGTTTAGATGCTTTGGAATTCATTGGGAAAAAGACAATGGATGTAATAGCTGAAGGTGATCctggatttaaaaaaaccaaGGGCCTAATGAACCGAAATTCTACATTGTCTCAG GTTTTGCGAGAGGCAAAAGATAAGGAAGAGCTGAGGACAGCCAATGAGGTTACTATGGATACTGACAAGAAAGCTCATTACGGATTATTCTTTGATGAATTTCAAGGCCTTTCACATCTAGAAGCTTTGGAGATGCTTTCTCGAGAGAGTGAAATAAAG GCGAAATCCCTCACTAACTCTCTGTCTGGTGAAGAATTAGAGAATATAAAACTTGAATTGGAGCAACTCAAAGAAGCTTTTTCATTAGCTGAGTTCAGTgatgaagaggaagatgaaaaaaaGG AAGATGAAGATTTCACTACAGAGATAACAGAGCTGTTTTCCCAGCTTCATGTTTCTACCAGACCTGACAAACTGACCAAA GCAAGAAATACTGTTCATGAGTGGATCAGCATGTCTAGTTCCAAACCtttaacagaagaagaagaagaagaagaagaagaagaagaagaagaaaaagaagaagaagaaagaaaacaggtaGAGTTGGAGAATTCAGAGCAAGAAGATAAAAAAACAATAGAG GATATCCATGCATTTGCCATCCAAAGCCTGGCAGAACTGACAGCCTACTCCATTGAAATGTTCCATAAAACAGCAGCATTGATTCTACATGGTCAAAAACAGGAGATAACTGCTTTaaagagaagcaaaacactttccca AATGACAGTTTTGTTGTGTAAAGAATTGTCTTCGATGTCTAAGGAGTTCGCCACATGCCTGACAACTGTTGGG